One Gemmatimonadaceae bacterium genomic window carries:
- the ruvX gene encoding Holliday junction resolvase RuvX: protein MPHESRGRLLAIDYGERRIGLAISDPSGTIASPAGTIIRRVGKRPPVAEILRRAEALEARGFVLGLPLDGDGEDTPRSREVRLIAEKIAERSGKPVELVDERYTTAVALRAVREMGGSTRGRKGDVDALAAAVLLQRVLDRPN from the coding sequence ATGCCGCATGAGTCCCGCGGCCGCCTCTTGGCGATCGACTACGGCGAACGACGCATCGGGCTCGCGATCAGCGATCCCAGCGGGACGATCGCGTCGCCGGCGGGTACGATCATCCGTCGGGTCGGAAAGCGTCCGCCGGTTGCCGAAATCCTGCGGCGAGCGGAGGCGCTCGAGGCCCGAGGATTCGTTCTTGGATTGCCGCTCGACGGCGATGGAGAAGACACGCCGAGATCGAGAGAAGTGAGACTGATCGCGGAAAAGATCGCCGAGCGATCGGGCAAGCCGGTCGAGCTCGTGGACGAACGCTACACGACGGCAGTCGCGCTGCGCGCCGTGCGCGAGATGGGCGGATCCACTCGCGGGCGAAAGGGCGACGTCGATGCGTTGGCCGCGGCCGTGTTACTGCAAAGGGTGCTCGATCGCCCAAACTAG
- the mltG gene encoding endolytic transglycosylase MltG: protein MNSQIRELVDGLRPRGVVAQASMRVVALAGVTAILAACGAGHGPNVRVTIPPGATMRVAAESLSRANVISFARGFRLYASLRGNDRGIRAGTYLFHRNASWSYVLDALRAGKGLVHIVTIPEGFSLTQIESALETKLGSTHDSIVAAGRDSALRQSLDLATPTLEGYLFPDTYVFPDGTTPRAAVAAMVRRFEQVWKPEWTARLDTIHLSRNEVMTLASLVEKEARVPEERPVIAAVYLNRLRQGELLQADPTVQYALGKHVARVFYKDLEVESPYNTYKHKGLPPGPIASPGKPSIEAALYPATVPFKYFVAFPDGHHEFRADLASHERAVALARRAWDSVDAVGGRRDTLRPK from the coding sequence GTGAACAGCCAGATTCGTGAACTGGTGGACGGGCTGAGGCCTCGTGGCGTCGTCGCGCAAGCGTCGATGCGCGTCGTCGCGCTCGCCGGCGTCACGGCGATTCTCGCGGCCTGCGGCGCGGGACACGGGCCGAACGTGCGTGTGACGATTCCGCCGGGCGCGACGATGCGCGTCGCGGCCGAGTCGCTGTCGCGCGCGAACGTGATCTCGTTCGCGCGCGGATTCCGACTGTATGCCTCACTCCGCGGCAACGACCGCGGCATTCGCGCCGGGACGTATCTCTTCCACCGTAACGCGAGCTGGAGCTACGTGCTCGACGCGCTGCGGGCGGGCAAAGGCCTCGTCCACATCGTCACGATCCCGGAAGGATTCTCGCTCACCCAAATCGAATCCGCTCTCGAAACCAAACTCGGCTCGACGCATGACTCGATCGTCGCCGCCGGGCGTGACAGCGCACTGCGCCAATCGCTCGATCTGGCCACGCCGACGCTCGAGGGATACCTGTTTCCCGATACCTACGTCTTTCCGGACGGCACGACGCCGCGCGCCGCGGTCGCGGCGATGGTGCGCCGCTTCGAGCAGGTGTGGAAGCCGGAATGGACCGCCCGCCTCGACACGATCCATCTCTCGCGCAACGAGGTCATGACGCTCGCGTCGCTCGTCGAGAAGGAGGCGCGCGTCCCGGAAGAACGGCCCGTCATTGCTGCGGTCTATCTCAACCGGCTCCGCCAGGGCGAGCTGCTGCAGGCCGACCCGACGGTCCAGTACGCACTGGGCAAGCACGTGGCGCGCGTCTTCTATAAGGATCTCGAAGTCGAGTCTCCATACAACACCTACAAGCACAAGGGGCTTCCGCCGGGGCCGATTGCGTCGCCGGGGAAGCCGAGCATCGAGGCAGCGCTCTACCCGGCAACGGTCCCATTCAAGTACTTCGTGGCTTTCCCGGATGGGCACCACGAATTCCGGGCGGATCTGGCCAGCCACGAGAGGGCCGTCGCGCTGGCGCGCCGGGCCTGGGATTCCGTGGACGCCGTCGGCGGACGCCGGGATACGCTTCGCCCCAAATAG
- a CDS encoding carboxypeptidase regulatory-like domain-containing protein — protein MRFAAVPKLGSRSRLLLACCVGLAATTAARPSAAQNGVLRGVVVDSADGALIESADILAASIKQVARSNAKGQFTLTKLPKGELEISIRRLGYLPQTQTIVLSGGGNDSVKVVLVAQPEVLQAIAVDAVERHRRQGVEDFYVRQTQGIGTFITRQQLDELRSTHSTDALRNVPGIQLYRNRSGDNTVRFTGTSSINHRDCPPNLWLDGQHVSNMELDQIPANDIEGIELYRGASTTPAQFWQGNTQNTFCGTIVVWSRLPGQ, from the coding sequence ATGCGGTTCGCCGCGGTGCCGAAGTTGGGAAGTCGCTCCCGCCTCCTCCTCGCCTGCTGCGTTGGCTTGGCCGCCACGACGGCGGCGCGGCCGAGCGCGGCGCAGAACGGCGTGCTGCGAGGTGTCGTCGTGGATTCGGCCGACGGAGCGCTGATCGAGAGCGCCGACATTCTTGCCGCGTCGATCAAGCAGGTCGCGCGCTCGAACGCGAAGGGACAGTTCACCCTGACCAAGCTTCCAAAGGGCGAGCTCGAGATCTCGATTCGCCGGCTCGGCTACCTCCCGCAGACGCAGACCATCGTGCTGTCCGGCGGCGGCAACGATTCAGTGAAGGTCGTGCTCGTCGCGCAGCCGGAGGTGTTGCAGGCGATCGCGGTCGACGCCGTCGAACGTCATCGCCGCCAAGGGGTCGAAGATTTTTACGTGCGGCAGACGCAGGGAATCGGCACATTCATCACGCGGCAGCAGCTCGACGAGCTGCGCAGCACGCATTCGACCGACGCGCTTCGCAACGTGCCGGGCATTCAGCTCTACCGGAACCGAAGCGGCGACAACACCGTGCGCTTTACCGGAACCTCGTCGATCAATCATCGCGACTGTCCGCCGAACCTCTGGTTGGACGGCCAGCACGTCAGCAACATGGAGCTCGACCAGATCCCGGCGAACGACATCGAAGGGATCGAGCTCTATCGCGGCGCATCCACGACTCCCGCCCAATTCTGGCAAGGCAACACGCAAAACACCTTCTGCGGAACGATCGTCGTTTGGAGTCGTCTTCCCGGCCAGTGA
- a CDS encoding tetratricopeptide repeat protein: MIPLAIAAVTVLAFLPVLNNGFVSWDDDKNFVDNPHFRGLGPAQLHWMWTTFHMGHFVPLSWMTLGLDYTLWGLNPLGYHLTNLLLGAANAVLVYAIARRLFEKSGWSRLEGGGRDDLITLGATIAALLFALHPLRVESVAWATERRDVLSACFAMASILAYLGAISRERARTRYWGAVVLFACALLSKATTMTVPAVLAILNVYPLKRLGGASGWWSEAARRVYRELIPFAVLSAGAAALSIVALHPPDQLSFVQKVAVSAYSLAFYTWKTIAPAGLSPLYEMPQHVDPGELRFLLGYATVVGLVVVAWLSRRRAPAVTAALVAFAVISLPMLGVVQNGPQIAADRYTYHAAPALAILGATAFLMLPRPRALISVLGAAVVLGILATLTWTQTEVWRSPETLWGRVLEVDSASAIAQSGMANVRYKQDRVDEGIAFSERAVALAPEYAEGHNGLGVGLTRKDRAPEAIKEYERALALKPEYDVAENNLGIAFASMGLMDSAVAHYRRCLTLNGDNASAEVNWGNALVRLDSSDAAIPHYERALALQPASADAHVNWGVALARESKYADAAQHFRAALAIDPGNADATAYLERATRLMQSTRPALDQHDRTAPPASREP, encoded by the coding sequence ATGATCCCACTCGCGATCGCCGCCGTCACCGTCCTCGCGTTCCTGCCAGTTCTCAACAACGGGTTCGTGAGTTGGGACGACGACAAAAACTTCGTCGACAATCCGCATTTCCGGGGTCTCGGACCGGCCCAGCTGCACTGGATGTGGACGACGTTCCACATGGGGCACTTCGTTCCCCTGTCGTGGATGACGCTCGGTCTCGACTACACGCTGTGGGGACTCAATCCGCTCGGGTATCATCTCACGAATCTCCTCCTCGGCGCGGCGAACGCGGTGTTGGTCTACGCCATCGCGCGCCGGCTGTTCGAGAAGAGCGGTTGGAGCCGCCTCGAGGGGGGGGGACGCGATGACCTGATCACGCTCGGCGCGACAATCGCCGCGCTGTTGTTCGCGCTCCATCCATTGCGCGTCGAATCGGTCGCGTGGGCAACCGAACGGCGTGACGTGCTGTCGGCGTGCTTCGCGATGGCGAGCATCCTCGCCTATCTGGGCGCGATCAGCCGGGAACGAGCAAGGACTCGCTACTGGGGCGCCGTCGTGCTGTTCGCGTGCGCGCTGCTGTCGAAGGCGACGACGATGACGGTGCCGGCGGTATTGGCGATCTTGAATGTCTATCCGCTCAAGCGCCTGGGGGGGGCGTCCGGCTGGTGGAGTGAGGCCGCGCGACGCGTGTACCGGGAACTGATTCCGTTCGCCGTGCTGTCCGCCGGCGCCGCCGCGCTGTCGATCGTCGCCTTGCATCCGCCGGACCAATTGAGCTTCGTCCAGAAAGTGGCGGTGTCGGCGTACAGCCTGGCGTTCTATACATGGAAAACGATCGCCCCCGCCGGCTTGTCTCCGCTCTACGAAATGCCGCAGCACGTCGACCCGGGCGAGCTTCGTTTCCTGCTCGGCTACGCGACTGTGGTGGGCCTCGTCGTGGTCGCCTGGCTGTCGCGACGGCGTGCACCGGCGGTGACCGCGGCTCTGGTCGCGTTCGCGGTCATCTCACTGCCGATGCTCGGCGTCGTGCAGAACGGCCCGCAGATCGCGGCTGACCGTTACACGTATCACGCCGCCCCCGCGCTGGCGATCCTTGGCGCGACGGCCTTTCTGATGTTGCCGCGACCGCGAGCGCTGATTTCCGTCCTCGGCGCCGCCGTGGTGCTGGGAATTCTCGCCACTCTCACGTGGACCCAGACCGAGGTGTGGCGCAGCCCCGAAACATTGTGGGGCCGCGTCCTCGAGGTGGACAGCGCGTCGGCGATCGCCCAGAGCGGGATGGCCAACGTGCGCTACAAGCAGGACCGAGTGGACGAAGGAATCGCGTTCAGCGAACGAGCCGTCGCGCTGGCACCCGAGTACGCCGAGGGGCACAACGGCCTCGGTGTTGGGCTGACCCGGAAGGATCGAGCCCCTGAGGCGATCAAGGAGTACGAGCGGGCCCTCGCGCTGAAACCGGAATACGACGTGGCGGAGAACAATCTCGGCATCGCGTTCGCGAGCATGGGGCTGATGGACAGCGCGGTCGCGCACTATCGCCGCTGCCTCACATTGAACGGCGACAACGCGAGCGCGGAGGTCAACTGGGGAAACGCGCTCGTGCGTCTCGACAGCAGCGACGCGGCGATTCCGCACTACGAGCGCGCGTTGGCGTTGCAGCCTGCCAGCGCCGACGCGCACGTGAACTGGGGCGTCGCCCTCGCCCGTGAATCGAAATACGCCGACGCCGCCCAGCATTTTCGGGCCGCTCTCGCGATCGACCCTGGAAACGCCGATGCGACGGCGTATCTCGAACGCGCCACACGTTTGATGCAGAGTACGCGCCCGGCGCTCGATCAGCACGATCGGACAGCCCCGCCGGCGAGCCGCGAGCCGTAG